Part of the Caulifigura coniformis genome, CGCCAGCGGACGGTTCGCCTCCGCGATCGACGTCCTGCGGAAGGACGTCGTCGAAGCGGCCCAGTCGTTCCAGTCATGACCGCAGACCACCACCAACGGTGGATGGCCAGATCCCGTGCCGCCAATGCGACCGGCCCGCCCGAGTGCTCCCGTCGTCGGGGGGAGAGGGGGACGCGGAATTGGTTGACGCCCGCCGTCTCTTGTCGACACTACAGCCGCGGTGCCTGTCAGCAGCGCCCCCTGTCGCTGCCGCAATTCTGCCATACTGTAGAGTCACTGTCCGATTGTGGACCGGCCCGGACCGATGACAGCTGCGTTGATATTCCACATTTTCCTCCGGTAGACGGTGCATGCCCGAGTCGCTTGAACCCCGTCCAGAAAGGTCGGTCGATCGACAATTCGCACCGCAGGCCAGGATCCTCGTTGTCGACGACAACCGCGCCAATCGCCTGGCTCTCGCCGCGATGCTGGAAGAACTCGACCGCCCGCTCATCGAGGCGAACTCTGGTCTGGAGGCCCTCGCCAAGGCCGAATCCGACGACTTCTCCGTCATCCTGCTCGATGTCCGAATGCCCGGGCTTGATGGCTTCGAGACGGCGAGGAGGATCCGCCTGTTGCCCCGGCACCAGCGCACGCCGATCATTTTTCTGACCGCCCAGGAGACCGACCGCGAACAGGTGGAAGCGGGATATGCGCTGGGCGCCGTCGATTTCCTTCAGAAGCCGCTGCTGGCATTCGTCCTCCGCGAGAAAGTCCGGCGGCTCGCGGAAATCGACGAAGAGAAACGGAGCACGAGAGACGAGGCGGAGCAGTTACGGATGCTCGTGCAGGGCGCGCGGGACCACGCGATCTTCATGCTCGATCCCCAGGGACTCGTCGCGACGTGGAACCCGGGGGCGCAGCGTCTGAAAGGCTACTCTGCGGACGAAATCATCGGGCAGCATTTCTCCCGCTTCTACCAGGACGCGGACATTCAGAGAGGATGGCCGGCACGGGAACTGGAAATAGCGCGGGCCGAAGGACGCCTCGAAGACGAAGGCTGGCGTCTGCGTAAGGACGGCAGCCGCTTCTGGGCCAACGTCGTGATCACGCCGCTCTACGACGACGCCGGAACGTTTCGCGGGTTCTCCAAGATCACGCGCGACCTGACCGCGCGCAAGATGGCCGAGGAAAACGAACGCCGGCTCCTGGCCGAGCAGACGGCGCGGCGCGTCGCGGAAGAGGACGCCCGCGTGCTCCAGGAGCAGAAAGAACGACTGCGCGTCACGCTTGCCAGCATCGGCGATGCCGTGATCAGCACGGACGCCGGTTGCCGCGTCGAGTTCCTCAATCCCGTCGCCGAGAAACTGCTGGGATGGACAAACGCGGAGGCCGTCGGCCAGCCATTGGTCAATGTCTTCCGGATTATCGATGAGTGGACGCGCGAGCCGGCCGAGAATCCCGCACAGCGCGCCCTGGCCGATGGAACGATCGTCAGCCTCGCCAACTACACGATCCTCGTCGCGAAGGACGGGGCCGAGCGTCGAATCGATGATTCGGCCGCCCCGATTCGCGATGCCGACGGCGGCGTCATCGGCTGTGTGCTGGTCTTCCGTGACGTGGATGAGCAACGCCAGACGGAGCGCTACCGGAATACCCGCCTGGCCATCACGCAGTTCCTGAACCAGTCCCCCTCGATCGACGTCGCCTGCGCCGGCACGCTGGAGCGGATCTGCGACGACTTGAACTGGGAGGCCGGATTCTTCTGGGCCCCCAATGGAGATCCGGGACTTCTCCGCTGCCGTTACAGCTGGCGCCACACGGACGGCGACATTCACGAGTTCGAGAACGCAAGCCGCGGCGCCGCGTTCGAACCGGGAGAAAGCCTGCCGGGGAGCGTCTGGCAATCGGGGCAGCCTGCCTGGATCCATGAAATCAGTGACGATCCGGGTTTCGTCCGACGTGCGGCCGCGATCAACGCTGGCCTGCGAAGCAGCTTCGCCTGTCCGATCCGCTCTAGGGATCGCACGATCGCCGTCATTGAATTCTTCTCCAGACGCTCGCGGCCGAAGGATGCCAACCTGCTCGAAGTGATCGGGACTATCGCGGGCACTCTCGGCCAGTTCATTGAACGAATTGAAGCCGAAAATCAGTTGCGGGAAAGTCAGGCCCGCCTGCAGGCCGTTCTCGACCATGCGCCTGCGATGATCTACCTCGTCGATGCTGACGACCGGTTCCTGCTCATCAATCGCCGGTGGCGCGATGTCCTGGGACTGACGAACGAGCAGGTGGCGGGCCGCAAGCTGGATGAGTTCTTTCCCCCGGAGATCGTCGAACAGTTTTCCGCCAACAACCGGAAGGTCCTCGCGACTGAACAACCCGCCGAGTTTGAAGAGTCGGTAATTCAGGACGGCAGGCTGCGGACGTATATCTCGATCAAGGCCCCGTTCCGTTATGGCGCCGCCCAGTCGCTCGCGGTATGTGGCATCTCGACCGACATCACGGAACGGAAGCAGGCGGAGGAATCGCTCCGGCAGGCCGATCGACTGAAAGACGAATTTCTGGCGACGCTCGCACACGAACTGCGGAATCCCCTGGCCCCGATTCGAAACTCACTGCAGCTTCTCAAGATTGCCGACCTCGACCTTGAGACCGGAGTCTGGGCCCGCGAAGTGATCGAGCGACAGGTCGACCACCTGGTTCGCCTCGTTGACGATCTGCTCGACGTGTCCCGCGTCACGCGCGGAAAGATCGGGCTCAGGCCGCAGCCGATCGAACTCGGCGACGTCATCGCGAGCGCGGTGGAGACGGTCCAGCCCCTGATCGCTTTACAGCACCACCGACTGGCGGTTGAGATCGCTTCCGGATCTCTCAAAGTGAACGCTGATCCGACGCGGATGACGCAGGTCTTCGGCAACCTGCTGACGAACGCGGCCAAGTACACAGACGAGAGCGGCGAGATCTCCGTCGACGTGCGGGAGGTCGTGGGACAGGCGGTGGTCACCGTCCGCGACAACGGCATTGGAATCGCGCCGGATGTCCTGCCACATGTCTTTGACCTGTTCGTCCAGGCGCAGAATCCGTCCACGAAGGCCCAGGGAGGGTTGGGGGTCGGGCTGACGCTCGTGAAGAACCTGGTGGAGCTGCACGGCGGCAGCGTCGCCGCCCGTAGCGCCGGGCTTGGGCAGGGCTCAGAATTCGTCGTGATGCTGCCGCTCATGTCGGCGACCGATATTGCCGCGGTTTCGCTGGTGGACGCCCAACCTGTTCCCAGGCGGACTGCTTCGCGACTCCGGATTCTTGTCGTTGACGACAACCTCGATGCGGCGACGACCCTGGCGACCTTGCTGCAGAGGCAGGGGCATGATGTCGGGGTGGCGCATGATGGTCTCGCGGCTCTGGACATCGTCGCGAGCGACCCGCCCGACCTGGTATTTCTGGATATCGGCATGCCCGCGATGGACGGCCACGAAGTGGCCGCGCGTATCCGCAGCACCCCGGGGCTCGAGAAAGTGGTCCTCGTGGCCCTGACCGGCTGGGGCCAGGAAGGGGACCGCCGCCGAACGCGGGACGCAGGCTTCGACCACCACTTCGTGAAACCCCCGGAGCCGCGGGCCGTCGAAACCCTGATCGATGAACTCGCCGCCCGCCGCGGTGGATGACGATCGCTCCCGGGCCACACCTCCGGCCCGTTCCGGCAACGATGTCGCGAACGTTGTCGTGGATGTTCTCTTGCCGCTCCCGAGGCGTTGAGCCCCATTCGCCCGGAGAACTTCGACATCAACAAAACAGGCCCGCGCGACTGCGCGGGCCTGTCGATCGTTCAGCATTCAACCGCTGAAATCAGCGGAGGAATTCGCTCGCTTCGTCGAGGAACTCTTCCGGCAGCGTCCGCATCTGGCCGACGGCTTCCGCCAAAGGCACGGCAACGATCTTCAGGCCGCGAAGCGCGACCATCTTGCCGAAGTCCTTCTTCAGGGCCAGCCGGCCAGCGTGGATGCCCAGCCGCGTCCCGAGGACACGGTCGTAGGCGCTCGGCGAACCGCCGCGCTGCAGGTGTCCCAGCACCACTTCGCGGGTTTCGATGCCGGTCTTCGACTTGATCAGGTCGGCGACCTGCTTGCCGATGCCACCCAGCTGGATGTGCCCGAAGTCGTCCTTCTTGCCGGTCTGGCTGAGGTCGACCGTCTTGACGTTGCCGTTCGCATCCTTGTAGTTGATGGTCGCCCCTTCGCTGACGAGCACCATCCCATACTTCTTGCCCGCTTCGCGGCGGCGCTTCAGCAGCTCGCACACATCGTCCAGCAGCGTCGGCCGCTCCGGAACCATAAAGGCGTCAGCCGAGTTGGCGATGCCGGAGAACGCCGTGATCCAGCCGGCGTGACGGCCCATGCACTCGACCACCATCACGCGGCGGTGCGATTCGGCCGTCGTGCGGAGCTTGTCCACGGCGTCCATCACCGTGTTCAGGCACGTGTCGAAACCGAACGTGAAGTCCGTGCTCGAAAGATCGTTGTCGATCGTCTTCGGAACGCCGATGGTGTTGAACTTGTAGTCGCTGTACAGCTTGCTCGCGACGCCCAGGGTGTCGTCGCCGCCGATGGCCACCAGGGCATCGAGGCCGAGTTCCTTGAAGTTGGAGAGGATCTTTTCGACCAGCGCAGGATCCTTGTAAGGATTCGTCCGCGACGAGCCGAGGATCGTCCCCCCCTTGGGCAGGATCTCGTCCGTCTCGCAGGCCTTCAGCGGGGTGAAGTTGCCTTCGATCGCCCCGCGCCAGCCTTCCAGAAAGCCGATCGTCTCGCCGCCGGCGTTCTCGATCGTCCGAACCACTGCACGGATCACCGCATTCAAAGCCGGACAATCGCCGCCGCCGGTCAACAACGCAACTTTCATTGGAACTCGCTCCTAAACTCAGGGCCGCACAGAACGCACTCTCGCGGCAGAAGCCCGGATCGTATTTCCGGGACAGGACCGCTTCAAGGAATCGCTCGCAGGCGATGTCAGACATCGCTCGGATCGCAGCCGACTGCCCCCCCGCCCCCCGGCCTCGGCCAGGGGGCGTCAATTGACTCAGGCGGCGTCAGAAATGACAAATTGATGTTCCCGCCTACGCTTGGGAAACGAGGCCGCCGGCCTGTCCTGCCTTCTCAGAAAGTCTGCCTGTGTCGATTCCTCTCGAACAACGCATCACGGAAGCCCGCAAACGCCTGGACGAGCACACCGTCCGCACCGTTCACAAGCACTTCCACCCGGAAGACGGAGCCCCGTTCTGGCTCGAAAAGGCCAAAACCTACAACTTCAACCCCCTCACCGACGTCAAGTGCTTCGACGACCTTAAAAAATTCCCCCTCTTTGAAGACGACTGGCTCCGCGGCGGCCCCGTCGACCGCTTCCTCCCCAAAAGCCTGCATGGCGAACCGCGGTTCGTCTTCGAGACCGGCGGCACCACCGGAATCCCCAAGTCCCGTTGCGTCGTCCGCGATCACTGGATCGACTACGAACTCTTCTCCGAAACGCTCCCCGACAAGTACTTCCCCAAAGGGGCCAACTGGCTGATGCTCGGCCCCTCCGGCCCCCGCCGGCTGCGGCTGGCCATCGAGCACCTCTGCCAGTTCCGCGGCGGCATCTGCTTCTGCATCGATCTCGATCCCCGCTGGGTCGTGAAGCTGATCAAGAAGGGAGACATCGCCGGCGCGAAGGCCTATGCCGACCATGCCATCGACCAGGCGACGACCATCCTCTCGGCCGGCCACGACATCAAGTGCGCCTTCGCGACCCCCAAGTTGCTCGAGGCCCTCTGCCTTCGGCTCGTCGATAACGGGTCGAGCATCGAAGAGGCCGGCCTGACCGGCATCTTCTGTGGCGGCACGGAAATGACGGCCCAGTGGATGCGGTTCGCCAAGGAAGAACTCCTCGGCGACAACGTCTACATCGCCCCGACCTACGGCAACACGCTGATGGGCCTGGCCTGCGGCAAGCCGGTGTCGAAGGAAGAGAACTACAAGATCAGCTACTACGCCCCGCAGCCGCGGGCGGTGACCGAGATCGTCGACTTCAAGGACTACAACAAGACCGTCGAGTACGGCGGGACCGGACGCGTGAAGCTGTACACGCTGACCGATGAGCTGTTCATCCCCGGCTTCATGGAGCGGGACGAGGGAGAACGCGAGAGGCCGTATGAGCAGTTCCCGTGGGAGGGCGTGAGCGGTACGCGGCCGTTCCATGAGTTCGCGAAGACGACGACGGTGGGGGTTTATTGAGAGTTTCGATTCAGCAGTGGCCCAGGGGGTGTGACCCTTGGGCTTTTTTTTTGTTGCGCCGTGCAGGAAGTTCACCACGGAGCCACGGAGAACACGGAGCCACGGAGAACACGGAGACGCACGGAGGGGAGGGGCGTCGCGGTGTGTCTGGCGCGTGGGGGAGAGGAGATTCACCGCTGAGACGCGGAGAGCAGAAGGGAAGGAAGGAAAGGAAGAGGGGATGTGATGGGTGGTGGGCTCGGCAATGGGTGGCACTGGCTGCAAGCAGACCAGTGCCACCCAGATTCGGCTTTCAGTGGCACCCGGCGCGTCAGAAACAGGAACCGCCGGTGCGGCCGCCGCAGATGGCCGAGCTGACGCCGAAACTTCGACTCAAAGGCCAGGCTTTGCTCGATGCCTCGTAGAAATCGTGGACGGCGTTGCGTGCCACCTGAACAGGTGGTCTGCGTCCCGGGGCCGATCGCAATGGATTTCGAGTGAGCGACGGCAATAGCTGCAGGTTAAGTCTGATCGTCGGCCCGTCTCGTTCTGCCACCACTCACAGCACAATGCGAACATCATTCTCCGAGTCGCATTACAAAATAGGGGGTCTGCGTCGACGAACCTGGGCCGGTTGTTCGGACTGCTCTTAAGAGTCCGCTTGTGTCGAATGAACGAATGCGTCGGGAGTTGGACAACTCGCAAGCGACGGAGGTTGGGAAATGTGGCGGGCTATAGCGATTGCGTTGATGTGTTGGGGGACGGGCTGCACACACCATCAACTCAGGTACGACACCATTCACCAGGCGGACACGCTGAACGATATCTATCGTCGACAAGTGCTCGACAACCTGGCCCTGTTCGTTGTCGATCCCTATGCTGTGCCTCACTTCGCGGTTCCCAACGGCGGGACGTCGTCAGTCTCGGACACTGGAAACGCCTCGGTCAGTGCGCTGAACTCTTTTCGGAAGGTGGCTGGACTTTCCGGGAGCCGTAACATCCAGGAATCATGGGCCCTCAATCCCATTCGCCATCCTGACAAGCTTCGCCGCATGCGATGCGCGTTTCAACGGGCGGTGGGAGTCTGTGATCCGTGCACCGATTGCTGCCGACTGGAGAAGCAGTTCTTGGGCAAGACCGGAAACCAGAAAATCGCCGTCTGGGACAAGACGAAGAACGAGCCTGTCTTGCTAGATGGACGGCCGGTACTCGACCCGCTGACGAACCTGCCGTTTGTCGATGAGGGCGGCAACTCGCTGACTGATCCGAGGACCGGCCAGCCCTACAAGGTCGATCCGGACACGGGGTGCGTGACGATCCCGGCGTACGACTGCAACGGGCCCTGCACCATCAAGTGCGGCTGGTACTGCCAAGGCAGATTTAAGGATGTCCCGCTGGACTGCCATGACTACATGGGCTGTTATCGCAATACGTATGTCTGGGTCGAGCCGCAGTATCGCCATGAGTTGGCCAAGCTTGTCCTCGCCATTTTGGACTATGCGGAGAAGGATCCGCCATCAAAGCCTACAAAGGATGTCACGCTGCTGGTCAACCGCCGCGGCGAGATCGCCAGCAGCCCGCTGGACGCCATCGGCATCGTGCAATCGACGATCACAATCGGGGATGCCAACGAGCGGATCCTCCGCGTTGACCCGCTCCCTTGCGAAAAACCTCCGGCCAGTGCCGGCGAGATCAACAAAGGCCGCACGGTGGACACTCAGCTGAATTCGACGGAAAGTCGGACTGCCGATAAGGAACGCGCGGAATGGATAGAAGCCCGTCAACGCTTACAGGACCTAGCTCCGCTCGCGCCCACCCAAAGTCCAAGTGCTGAGTCGGCGACGGGAGCGTCAGCCTTGTATGAGCGAATGCTGCTCGACGCGCTGGCTCCATCGACTCGCTAGGCCAGAAGTGCCACGTGGGGACTCACTTCCGGCGGGTGGCACTGGTCTGCTTGCAGCCAGTGGCAAGCGTTGCCGAGCCACTCTACTCCACACACTCTTACCCGAACGCCTCCGGTGGGAGGCCATGAATCGTCGGCAGTTCCGGGTCGACAATCCTCTTGTCTGACTCATACCACCGGGCACTCGACCACTTCCATTCCCCAGGCCGGGCGACGAGGCCGGCGCGGACCGGGTTTGCGTGGATGTAGTCGATCGATCCCAGCAGGCTCTTCTCCGTTCTCAGGTTGCGATCGTAACCGGCCCCCTCCTGCCAAAACCGGAAGGCCGGTTTCCCCGGTCGTTCCAGGACCGTCAACTCGTGCAGCAGAGGACTTTTCTCCGCGATCAACATCTGTTTCACGCGGTAGGAGAACGGCCGCTTGATGGCCGACAGGAGCACGTCCAGATCGGGAAGCTCACCGGGTCTGACTTCGGTGGGGAAGACCAGCAGATGCACATGGTTCGTCATCAGGACGAACGCGACGAGCCGGTACTTATGGTTCGCGATGGCCCGGTCGATCGACTGGCAGAGCATCTGGCGCCAGTCGTCGCGTGTCAGCAGTTCGAGTTGCCGATAGTTCGAGAATGTGAGCTCGTGAACGTCGCCCGGCTCGTGAAATCGCCTGAGCTGCTTGCGATGGCCCTGCATTCAATGACGGTACTCAACGGAGGGCTGCCTCGGCAACGTTTGGCACTGGCTGCAAGCAGACCAGTGGCACCCAGATTCACCGGGTACCGCCGGTTGCTGTGCAACTGGTCGTGTAGCACGCCCTGACTGACGTCAGGAAGGAAGGGCGTGGCGAGAGTTGCCGAGCGAGCAAGGCTGCCCAGGCCGAAGATCAGGCCGTCTCCATTTCTGTCGGGCCCGTGTCGTGGCGAAGTCGTCGTGGCACGCGGCCACGCCCTTCGCAGGGCGTGCCACTCAACCCGCTCACGTGCCGGCTGCGCCGGCGGAGGGGGTTGCGGAGGGTTCCTGGCCAAAGAGCAGTCGGAAGATCGCCGGGCGGCGCAGTGCCAGGCCCAGCCACATCAGCACGCCGATGATGATCGGAAAGAACCAGGTGTCGTTGACGCGGAGGTGGGTCCAGACGGCGCCGCCGAGGTAGGCCGTCGTCAGAATCGCGCCGAGAAATGCCGTGCGGGGAATCAGATAGAGCACCGCGACTGCGACTTCGATGACGCCCAGGGTCGTCAGGAGATCGAGCGGGATCTGCAGCTTCGACATGATGTCGGCCTTGCCAGGGAAGTCGAAGAACTTGGGAACTCCGCTGGCTCCGATGAGGAAGAGGCCGACCAGTGCGGTCAAGATCCATCCGGTGATGCGTTGTGCTTTCGTGGGCATGTCTGGGCTCCGGGGCGATTTGCAGGTGTTCGGTGTCTGAAATGAGTCGTGTGTTCGCTGATGCGACGATCGGCCGTCGCCGGAATCGACACGTCATTTCAGAGATTTGCTGAAACCCGGGTAACACCGCGTTGCTGTGCAACCGGTGCGGCGAAGCCGCAAGAGGTTTCGCACGGGGAGGCTGTCCATCCCCGTGAAGTGACGTGAATCGGACCTTGCCCCAGCAACCTATTTTGGGCCCCCCTTCACGCCTGTCGCGCCAGCCCCAGCCGAATTCCCAGCAGGATGAAGAACCCGCCGATCGTGCGGTTCAGCCACATTCCCGTCCGGCTGCCAAGCTGCAGCGAGCGGGCATGAGAGGATGCCCAGGCCAGGAACAGGCACCAGATCGTGCCGTTGATCGTGAACACCGATCCGAGGAACAGGAACGCCAGCGGCTTGTTGGCCGCCATCGGCTCGATGAACTGCGGCACAAACGCCAGGAAGAACAGCGCGACCTTCGGATTCAGGATGTTCGTCAGGAACCCCTGGGCGAAGACTTTCCGCAGACGCGACGCCAGGGCCGGCGTCCTCGCCCCCCGGGAGCGTTGGCCCGACATCAGGAACATCACCCCGATGTAGATCAGGTAGATCGCCCCGGCGAACTTCACGATGTTGAACGCCATCGCCGAAGTTGCCAGCAGGGCCGACATGCCCAGCGCCGCCGCGGCCACGTGCAGGCAGCATCCGCAGCTGATGCCGAGTGCCGCCACGATCCCCGCTTTCATCCCCTGCGTAACGCTGCGGGTGGTGATGTACAGAGTGTCGGCCCCCGGCGTGATGTTGAGCAGCCAGCTGGACGCGACAAACAGGGCGAGATCGTGGGTACCGAGCATCAGGTGGCGAGACAGCAAAGCGTTGAAGAGGTTCGGATCGGGGCCGAGGATTCTTGCGCGTCAATTCATACCTCCAAGTGGAACAGGCGTTCACTCGCCGGGTGCCATTGAAAGCTTGAATTCTGGTCGAACCAGGGCTCGAGCGGGCCAGAGAGACTCAGAAGTACGAACCAGGCCTTGCCGGACGCGGTCTGGCCCCAGGTCTCTTCCTGGCCAGCTGGTGCCCTGGGGCCGAAGTCGAGGTCCGTCGAACCATCAGCGTTCGTGATCAGCTTGCCCCGCTTGTTGTTCCTGCTCGGGAACGGCTGCG contains:
- a CDS encoding PAS domain S-box protein, producing the protein MPESLEPRPERSVDRQFAPQARILVVDDNRANRLALAAMLEELDRPLIEANSGLEALAKAESDDFSVILLDVRMPGLDGFETARRIRLLPRHQRTPIIFLTAQETDREQVEAGYALGAVDFLQKPLLAFVLREKVRRLAEIDEEKRSTRDEAEQLRMLVQGARDHAIFMLDPQGLVATWNPGAQRLKGYSADEIIGQHFSRFYQDADIQRGWPARELEIARAEGRLEDEGWRLRKDGSRFWANVVITPLYDDAGTFRGFSKITRDLTARKMAEENERRLLAEQTARRVAEEDARVLQEQKERLRVTLASIGDAVISTDAGCRVEFLNPVAEKLLGWTNAEAVGQPLVNVFRIIDEWTREPAENPAQRALADGTIVSLANYTILVAKDGAERRIDDSAAPIRDADGGVIGCVLVFRDVDEQRQTERYRNTRLAITQFLNQSPSIDVACAGTLERICDDLNWEAGFFWAPNGDPGLLRCRYSWRHTDGDIHEFENASRGAAFEPGESLPGSVWQSGQPAWIHEISDDPGFVRRAAAINAGLRSSFACPIRSRDRTIAVIEFFSRRSRPKDANLLEVIGTIAGTLGQFIERIEAENQLRESQARLQAVLDHAPAMIYLVDADDRFLLINRRWRDVLGLTNEQVAGRKLDEFFPPEIVEQFSANNRKVLATEQPAEFEESVIQDGRLRTYISIKAPFRYGAAQSLAVCGISTDITERKQAEESLRQADRLKDEFLATLAHELRNPLAPIRNSLQLLKIADLDLETGVWAREVIERQVDHLVRLVDDLLDVSRVTRGKIGLRPQPIELGDVIASAVETVQPLIALQHHRLAVEIASGSLKVNADPTRMTQVFGNLLTNAAKYTDESGEISVDVREVVGQAVVTVRDNGIGIAPDVLPHVFDLFVQAQNPSTKAQGGLGVGLTLVKNLVELHGGSVAARSAGLGQGSEFVVMLPLMSATDIAAVSLVDAQPVPRRTASRLRILVVDDNLDAATTLATLLQRQGHDVGVAHDGLAALDIVASDPPDLVFLDIGMPAMDGHEVAARIRSTPGLEKVVLVALTGWGQEGDRRRTRDAGFDHHFVKPPEPRAVETLIDELAARRGG
- a CDS encoding 6-phosphofructokinase gives rise to the protein MKVALLTGGGDCPALNAVIRAVVRTIENAGGETIGFLEGWRGAIEGNFTPLKACETDEILPKGGTILGSSRTNPYKDPALVEKILSNFKELGLDALVAIGGDDTLGVASKLYSDYKFNTIGVPKTIDNDLSSTDFTFGFDTCLNTVMDAVDKLRTTAESHRRVMVVECMGRHAGWITAFSGIANSADAFMVPERPTLLDDVCELLKRRREAGKKYGMVLVSEGATINYKDANGNVKTVDLSQTGKKDDFGHIQLGGIGKQVADLIKSKTGIETREVVLGHLQRGGSPSAYDRVLGTRLGIHAGRLALKKDFGKMVALRGLKIVAVPLAEAVGQMRTLPEEFLDEASEFLR
- a CDS encoding REP-associated tyrosine transposase, whose product is MQGHRKQLRRFHEPGDVHELTFSNYRQLELLTRDDWRQMLCQSIDRAIANHKYRLVAFVLMTNHVHLLVFPTEVRPGELPDLDVLLSAIKRPFSYRVKQMLIAEKSPLLHELTVLERPGKPAFRFWQEGAGYDRNLRTEKSLLGSIDYIHANPVRAGLVARPGEWKWSSARWYESDKRIVDPELPTIHGLPPEAFG
- a CDS encoding LysE family translocator — translated: MLGTHDLALFVASSWLLNITPGADTLYITTRSVTQGMKAGIVAALGISCGCCLHVAAAALGMSALLATSAMAFNIVKFAGAIYLIYIGVMFLMSGQRSRGARTPALASRLRKVFAQGFLTNILNPKVALFFLAFVPQFIEPMAANKPLAFLFLGSVFTINGTIWCLFLAWASSHARSLQLGSRTGMWLNRTIGGFFILLGIRLGLARQA
- a CDS encoding DoxX family protein, which gives rise to MPTKAQRITGWILTALVGLFLIGASGVPKFFDFPGKADIMSKLQIPLDLLTTLGVIEVAVAVLYLIPRTAFLGAILTTAYLGGAVWTHLRVNDTWFFPIIIGVLMWLGLALRRPAIFRLLFGQEPSATPSAGAAGT